The Parus major isolate Abel chromosome Z, Parus_major1.1, whole genome shotgun sequence genome has a window encoding:
- the TTC39B gene encoding tetratricopeptide repeat protein 39B isoform X1, which yields MKSHGYWEIKQNHFLCFSLSFCFFFFCVCARWKKSERSSTYFYTRTIFTYLKLTELILASKMDLKCALEECSMALNLFLNNKFSEALELLRPWSKDSMYHALGYSTILVMQAAMTFEQHDIQMGISTMKDALQTCQRFRKRSTVVESLSNLVSKQTVDQLSEEEMHAEICYAECLLQKAALTFVQDENMINFIKGGLKIRTSYQIYKECHQVLQMTQGNKSKNETYYQFEGGVKLGIGAFNLMLSLLPGRILRLLEFIGFSGNRELGLCQLREGASGSSLRAILCTFTLLVYHTYVSLILGTGEANLQEADTLLEPYLHKFPNGSIILFYAARIDILKGNFEKAQLRFQDCIAAQQEWKQIHHLCYWELMWCYTFQQDWLQAYRYADLLSKESRWSKAIYVFQKAAILCMLPEDDLKRTGEDIVSLFRQVDGLKQRIAGKSIPTEKFAVRKARRYACPEPVKLILPALEMMYVWNGFAIVGKRADLTENLLVTIEKEETALQNETNHNEYYVDDVCMLQLLKGLCLKHLGRLMQAELCFSKVIQSEKQIKYDSYLVPFTLYELGLLYKQQDEREKAIRYIETAKNNYKEYSMESRLHFRIHAALDSLKVSPASTP from the exons GGCATCCAAGATGGATCTCAAGTGTGCTCTGGAAGAATGCTCAATGGCACTGAacttatttctaaataataagTTCTCTGAAGCGCTGGAGCTACTTCGTCCATG GTCCAAAGATAGTATGTACCATGCACTTGGATACAGCACTATTTTAGTTATGCAAGCTGCAATGACCTTTGAACAGCATGATATACAAATGGGAATTTCTACAATGAAGGATGCTTTGCAAACCTGCCAAAG attcagaaaaagaagcacAGTGGTGGAATCCTTGTCCAATCTAGTTTCTAAACAGACGGTGGATCAGTTGAGTGAAG AGGAAATGCATGCTGAAATCTGCTATGCTGAATGCTTATTACAGAAAGCAGCTCTCACCTTTGTACAG gatgAAAATATGATCAACTTTATCAAAGGTGGTCTCAAAATTAGGACTAGCTACCAAATATACAA GGAATGTCATCAGGTGCTACAGATGACTCAGgggaacaaaagcaaaaatgaaacataCTACCAGTTTGAAGGAGGAGTAAAACTTGGAATTGGAGCATTCAACTTG atgcTGTCACTTTTACCAGGAAGGATCCTCCGACTTCTAGAATTTATTGGATTTTCTGGCAATAGG GAGTTGGGCCTCTGCCAACTACGGGAAGGCGCATCTGGCAGCAGTTTGAGGGCCATTCTGTGTACTTTCACCCTGTTGGTTTATCATACTTACGTCTCCTTAATCCTTG GTACGGGGGAAGCCAACCTTCAGGAAGCAGACACTCTCCTCGAGCCCTACCTCCATAAATTTCcaaat GGTTCCATTATTCTCTTTTACGCTGCCAGAATAGACATactgaaaggaaattttgaaaag GCACAATTGAGGTTCCAAGACTGCATAGCAGCCCAGCAAGAGTGGAAACAGATTCATCATCTCTGTTACTGGGAACTGATGTGGTGCTACACCTTCCAGCAGGACTGGCTTCAAGCATATCGGTATGCAGACCTGCTCAGCAAAGAGAGCAGGTGGTCTAAG GCAATATATGTATTCCAGAAGGCAGCAATTCTGTGTATGCTTCCAGAGGATGATTTGAAGAGGACTGGTGAGGACATAGTGTCTTTATTCAG ACAAGTGGATGGTCTAAAGCAGAGAATTGCAGGAAAATCTATCCCAACAGAGAAGTTCGCAGTAAGGAAAGCTCGACGCTATGCATGTCCTGAACCAGTGAAGCTGATACTACCTGCCTTG GAAATGATGTATGTCTGGAATGGATTTGCAATTGTGGGCAAAAGAGCAGACCTCACTGAAAACTTACTGGTAACaattgaaaaagaagaaactgctCTACAAAATGAAACTA ATCACAATGAATACTATGTGGATGATGTGTGCATGTTGCAGCTACTGAAAGGCCTCTGCCTGAAACACTTGGGAAGACTCATGCAAGCTGAATTATGCTTCAGTAAAGTAATTCAAAG tgagaagcaaataaaatatgacAGTTACTTGGTGCCATTCACGCTGTATGAATTGGGTCTTCTGTACAAACAACAGGATGAGAGGGAAAAAGCAATAAGATACATAGAAACTGCAAA AAACAACTACAAGGAATACTCTATGGAATCCAGGTTGCACTTCAGAATTCATGCAGCACTTGACAGCTTGAAGGTGTCACCTGCTTCAACACCTTAA
- the TTC39B gene encoding tetratricopeptide repeat protein 39B isoform X2, whose protein sequence is MASVGNGTEESGGGGEEENFEDAYENIPVASKMDLKCALEECSMALNLFLNNKFSEALELLRPWSKDSMYHALGYSTILVMQAAMTFEQHDIQMGISTMKDALQTCQRFRKRSTVVESLSNLVSKQTVDQLSEEEMHAEICYAECLLQKAALTFVQDENMINFIKGGLKIRTSYQIYKECHQVLQMTQGNKSKNETYYQFEGGVKLGIGAFNLMLSLLPGRILRLLEFIGFSGNRELGLCQLREGASGSSLRAILCTFTLLVYHTYVSLILGTGEANLQEADTLLEPYLHKFPNGSIILFYAARIDILKGNFEKAQLRFQDCIAAQQEWKQIHHLCYWELMWCYTFQQDWLQAYRYADLLSKESRWSKAIYVFQKAAILCMLPEDDLKRTGEDIVSLFRQVDGLKQRIAGKSIPTEKFAVRKARRYACPEPVKLILPALEMMYVWNGFAIVGKRADLTENLLVTIEKEETALQNETNHNEYYVDDVCMLQLLKGLCLKHLGRLMQAELCFSKVIQSEKQIKYDSYLVPFTLYELGLLYKQQDEREKAIRYIETAKNNYKEYSMESRLHFRIHAALDSLKVSPASTP, encoded by the exons GGCATCCAAGATGGATCTCAAGTGTGCTCTGGAAGAATGCTCAATGGCACTGAacttatttctaaataataagTTCTCTGAAGCGCTGGAGCTACTTCGTCCATG GTCCAAAGATAGTATGTACCATGCACTTGGATACAGCACTATTTTAGTTATGCAAGCTGCAATGACCTTTGAACAGCATGATATACAAATGGGAATTTCTACAATGAAGGATGCTTTGCAAACCTGCCAAAG attcagaaaaagaagcacAGTGGTGGAATCCTTGTCCAATCTAGTTTCTAAACAGACGGTGGATCAGTTGAGTGAAG AGGAAATGCATGCTGAAATCTGCTATGCTGAATGCTTATTACAGAAAGCAGCTCTCACCTTTGTACAG gatgAAAATATGATCAACTTTATCAAAGGTGGTCTCAAAATTAGGACTAGCTACCAAATATACAA GGAATGTCATCAGGTGCTACAGATGACTCAGgggaacaaaagcaaaaatgaaacataCTACCAGTTTGAAGGAGGAGTAAAACTTGGAATTGGAGCATTCAACTTG atgcTGTCACTTTTACCAGGAAGGATCCTCCGACTTCTAGAATTTATTGGATTTTCTGGCAATAGG GAGTTGGGCCTCTGCCAACTACGGGAAGGCGCATCTGGCAGCAGTTTGAGGGCCATTCTGTGTACTTTCACCCTGTTGGTTTATCATACTTACGTCTCCTTAATCCTTG GTACGGGGGAAGCCAACCTTCAGGAAGCAGACACTCTCCTCGAGCCCTACCTCCATAAATTTCcaaat GGTTCCATTATTCTCTTTTACGCTGCCAGAATAGACATactgaaaggaaattttgaaaag GCACAATTGAGGTTCCAAGACTGCATAGCAGCCCAGCAAGAGTGGAAACAGATTCATCATCTCTGTTACTGGGAACTGATGTGGTGCTACACCTTCCAGCAGGACTGGCTTCAAGCATATCGGTATGCAGACCTGCTCAGCAAAGAGAGCAGGTGGTCTAAG GCAATATATGTATTCCAGAAGGCAGCAATTCTGTGTATGCTTCCAGAGGATGATTTGAAGAGGACTGGTGAGGACATAGTGTCTTTATTCAG ACAAGTGGATGGTCTAAAGCAGAGAATTGCAGGAAAATCTATCCCAACAGAGAAGTTCGCAGTAAGGAAAGCTCGACGCTATGCATGTCCTGAACCAGTGAAGCTGATACTACCTGCCTTG GAAATGATGTATGTCTGGAATGGATTTGCAATTGTGGGCAAAAGAGCAGACCTCACTGAAAACTTACTGGTAACaattgaaaaagaagaaactgctCTACAAAATGAAACTA ATCACAATGAATACTATGTGGATGATGTGTGCATGTTGCAGCTACTGAAAGGCCTCTGCCTGAAACACTTGGGAAGACTCATGCAAGCTGAATTATGCTTCAGTAAAGTAATTCAAAG tgagaagcaaataaaatatgacAGTTACTTGGTGCCATTCACGCTGTATGAATTGGGTCTTCTGTACAAACAACAGGATGAGAGGGAAAAAGCAATAAGATACATAGAAACTGCAAA AAACAACTACAAGGAATACTCTATGGAATCCAGGTTGCACTTCAGAATTCATGCAGCACTTGACAGCTTGAAGGTGTCACCTGCTTCAACACCTTAA